One Lusitaniella coriacea LEGE 07157 DNA segment encodes these proteins:
- a CDS encoding DUF7878 domain-containing protein: protein MNKKLFFKEEGLLLVELYFSLKTWLSSKNKIIEDFRYESMDFEEEHILEFIERKDRTWYIHSEWQLFSAENQSLSFIEIEQAANSFFLSIEEEIEKIFNLNIRRLT, encoded by the coding sequence CTGAATAAAAAGCTTTTTTTCAAAGAGGAAGGGTTGCTACTAGTCGAACTTTATTTTTCCTTAAAAACATGGCTGAGTTCAAAAAATAAAATCATTGAAGACTTTCGTTATGAGTCTATGGATTTTGAAGAAGAGCATATACTCGAATTTATCGAAAGAAAGGATCGAACGTGGTACATTCATTCGGAATGGCAATTGTTCTCTGCTGAAAATCAGAGTTTATCTTTTATCGAAATAGAACAAGCTGCAAATTCATTTTTTCTCTCTATTGAGGAAGAAATTGAGAAAATATTTAACTTAAATATTCGACGGCTTACATGA